Below is a window of 'Nostoc azollae' 0708 DNA.
AAATCTGGAAAGAAATTAAAACTTGATGTTATCCCAGCAGATCCAAAAATGGGATTATTTACAGAGCAAGACTTGTTTGCAAAAATTGACAAAGGTTCTGCTAGATTAAGAAATGATATTAATATTTTCAGAAATGAATATGATTACATATTTATTGATTGTCCTACAAATTTAATGTTTTTCAGTTAAAGTAGCTTGTATACCTATAATACTGTGATGCTACCTACCAAACACAACAATTTAGCATCTCTAGAGAATGCAGCAAAAGTAATTAAAGATTTTATCCCAAAATAACATAGATGGTTTTGACAAAGTTGATATAGAAACAGCCGCTGATGTTATTTTTATTGTCAGTAAAGGTAAATGAAAAAGCTTAAATCGTATTTCTAAGCTTCAATGTGGTATTAATACAACTAAAATCAAGACTTGGGAAAAAGTGTTTAATCTCTAAATATAAAACTTACCGAAGTAGGTAAATCATGATTCAGGTCTTACAAAAACCAGTAACTTTTTAGGTGTTGCTAGCACTTGGATAAATGTGCGACCTGTATTACAGAGGAAGAAATTAACCAGTTGAGAGTAATTCTTCATCATTTGCAGCCCTAATTAGGCATGAGCTTCGCTATAATATGACATGGTATTTATCAGTAGAATTATTCAGATTTAATCCCCAATGAGCATCCGTGAGTTTAAAACATACGGATAAATGCAATTTTGGTCAAGAACTATAGATAGAATTAACTCAGTTAGCCTTGATCTCTAATCGACAAAACCTATACATCTCATGGATTTTGCTAATATTGCATCCCAGTTAAATGCGGGAACGATTTTACCAGAGGGAATTGTTATTCTCACCCTCTTGGGGGTTTTGATTGTTGATTTGATTTTGGGGCGTACATCTTCACGCTGGATTGGATATCTAGCGATCGCAGGTTTATTCGCTGCAATTGTCGCCCTATGCTTACAATGGGATGCTACCAATCCCATCGGTTTTACTGGTAGCTTTAATGGTGACGACCTCAGTATTACCTTTCGGGGTATCATTGCTCTGTCTGCCATTGTCACCATGTTGATGTCCATTCGTTATGTTGAGCAGAGTGGTACTGCTTTAGCAGAATTTATCGCCATTTTGATGACAGCTACTTTGGGAGGAATGTTCTTATCAGGTGCTAGTGAGTTAGTGATGATTTTCATCTCCTTGGAAACCCTGAGTATTTCCTCTTATTTGTTGACAGGTTATACCAAGCGTGATCCTCGTTCCAATGAAGCGGCGCTGAAATACCTGTTAATTGGTGCTTCTAGCACGGCAGTATTTTTGTACGGTGTATCACTGCTGTATGGTTTATCCGGTGGACAAACAGAACTGAGTGCGATCGCTAATGGTATCGCCGCCGCCAATGTTAGTCAATCTCTAGGTTTAGTGATTGCCCTTGTTTTCGTCATTGCCGGGATTGGTTTCAAAATCTCCGCTGCACCCTTCCACCAGTGGACACCAGACGTTTATGAAGGCGCTCCCACCCCAGTTATTGCCTTTTTATCCGTCGGTTCTAAAGCTGCGGGTTTTGCCCTGGCTATCCGCTTATTAACGGTAGCTTTCC
It encodes the following:
- a CDS encoding NAD(P)H-quinone oxidoreductase subunit N; its protein translation is MDFANIASQLNAGTILPEGIVILTLLGVLIVDLILGRTSSRWIGYLAIAGLFAAIVALCLQWDATNPIGFTGSFNGDDLSITFRGIIALSAIVTMLMSIRYVEQSGTALAEFIAILMTATLGGMFLSGASELVMIFISLETLSISSYLLTGYTKRDPRSNEAALKYLLIGASSTAVFLYGVSLLYGLSGGQTELSAIANGIAAANVSQSLGLVIALVFVIAGIGFKISAAPFHQWTPDVYEGAPTPVIAFLSVGSKAAGFALAIRLLTVAFPLVADEWRFVFTALAVLSMVLGNVVALAQTSMKRMLAYSSIAQAGFVMIGLITGTDAGYSSMIFYLLVYLFMNLCGFTCIVLFSLRTGTDQITEYSGLYQKDPLLTLGLSISLLSLGGIPPLAGFFGKIYLFWAGWQGGLYWLVLLGLVTSVVSIYYYIRVVKMMVVKEPQEMSDVVKNYPQVRWDLPGLRPLQVGLIVTLIATSIAGILSNPLFTLANNSVANTPILQAAKIASSQASVIITEQAEKL